One genomic window of Luteitalea pratensis includes the following:
- a CDS encoding FHA domain-containing protein — protein sequence MIDCLRFAEFELDLGAFALRCPDGPLRLEKLPMEVLILLVQRAGTLVLRSELRATLWGPDVYVEYDSAINTAVRKIRRTLGDDADHPRFVETVVGKGYRFIAPVEGDATLHAQSSVCHGRSPARWQCVFPSYSVKRGQQEFILEAGETVFGRDPNAGVYVDHPSVSRRHASIAIGSQGAVLQDLESRNGTFVDGRRIDRPTHIDHGALIALGAITLTFIVMAAAASTQPIGLRQPTV from the coding sequence ATGATTGACTGCCTGAGATTCGCTGAGTTCGAGCTGGATTTGGGCGCCTTCGCCTTACGGTGTCCCGACGGGCCTCTCCGGCTGGAGAAGTTGCCGATGGAGGTCCTGATTCTCCTGGTGCAACGGGCGGGCACGCTGGTGCTGCGGAGCGAACTCCGGGCAACGCTGTGGGGCCCAGACGTTTACGTCGAGTACGATTCGGCAATCAACACGGCGGTCCGCAAGATTCGGCGAACCCTTGGCGATGATGCCGATCATCCTCGGTTCGTGGAAACGGTCGTGGGCAAAGGCTATCGATTCATCGCTCCGGTCGAAGGCGACGCGACTCTTCATGCGCAATCGAGTGTCTGCCACGGCCGATCGCCGGCTCGATGGCAGTGCGTCTTTCCGAGCTACTCGGTCAAACGAGGCCAACAGGAGTTCATCCTGGAGGCCGGCGAAACAGTGTTCGGCCGCGACCCGAACGCTGGTGTCTACGTCGACCATCCGTCGGTGTCACGCCGCCATGCAAGCATCGCGATCGGCTCCCAAGGGGCTGTGCTTCAGGATCTGGAGAGCCGCAACGGCACGTTCGTTGACGGCCGCAGGATTGACCGACCGACACACATCGACCATGGTGCGCTCATCGCGCTTGGTGCGATCACGTTGACGTTCATCGTGATGGCAGCGGCGGCTTCCACGCAGCCGATTGGTCTACGCCAACCAACGGTGTGA
- a CDS encoding serine/threonine-protein kinase, translated as MVLTPGTHLGAYEILSPLGGGGMGEVYRGRDTRLGRDVAIKVVSERRTNDSNALARFQREARTVAALSHPNIVALHDIGSENGVAFIVMELLEGESLNQCIAPSGLSCRRALEIGAQSPMRLPPPTAGGSCIVT; from the coding sequence ATGGTCCTCACACCTGGGACCCATCTCGGAGCGTATGAAATTCTGTCGCCGCTCGGCGGCGGCGGTATGGGAGAGGTCTATCGCGGGAGAGACACTCGACTAGGCCGAGACGTCGCGATCAAGGTCGTCTCCGAACGTCGGACCAATGACTCGAACGCGCTCGCCCGATTCCAGCGAGAGGCTCGGACCGTCGCCGCTCTTTCCCATCCGAACATCGTTGCGCTTCACGATATCGGATCGGAGAACGGCGTGGCTTTTATCGTCATGGAGCTTCTCGAGGGAGAGTCGCTGAACCAGTGCATCGCTCCGAGTGGCCTCTCCTGCAGGCGAGCTCTCGAAATTGGCGCTCAATCGCCGATGCGCTTGCCTCCGCCCACGGCAGGGGGGTCGTGCATCGTGACCTGA
- a CDS encoding protein kinase domain-containing protein, which translates to MHRSEWPLLQASSRNWRSIADALASAHGRGVVHRDLKPANIFVTREGHIKVLDFGLAKHDPFRTDVPAAGSTRPGVTEPGMVLGTVAYMSPEQAQGEPSDQRSDIFSLGCVLYEMLSGHVAFPGATAPETLAAILRDDPPALAGAGERFPASLDAVVRRCLEKKPGQRFQSARDLAFSLREMLGASESSANANHFGAGRHFSRRSVAPAPACLVLATDRRFGPFTFHADRRQLLRDGANVHLTPKAFDLLALLIERAPAVVPKPEIHVCLWPDRFVSDATLVGLVKELRRALHDDHQGAIVRTARRVGYAFADPSQAGTPSKAATRASCWLEAGPRRIPLQEGITTIGRDPASTIWLDVAGVSRRHVQIVVEHGVASLEDLGSKNGTLVCDRPVRGRVSLYDGDHIQVATERLVFHAADRGVPTVTQPVRPSGRDHE; encoded by the coding sequence GTGCATCGCTCCGAGTGGCCTCTCCTGCAGGCGAGCTCTCGAAATTGGCGCTCAATCGCCGATGCGCTTGCCTCCGCCCACGGCAGGGGGGTCGTGCATCGTGACCTGAAGCCAGCCAACATCTTCGTCACGCGTGAAGGGCATATCAAGGTTCTCGACTTCGGTCTGGCAAAGCACGATCCCTTTCGAACTGACGTGCCAGCCGCCGGCTCCACTCGTCCCGGAGTAACCGAACCGGGAATGGTCCTTGGTACGGTCGCGTACATGTCGCCAGAGCAGGCGCAGGGTGAACCGTCTGATCAGCGTTCCGACATCTTCTCGCTCGGGTGTGTGCTCTACGAGATGTTGTCAGGGCACGTTGCGTTTCCGGGAGCGACGGCTCCTGAAACGCTGGCCGCCATTCTCCGAGACGACCCACCGGCTCTGGCGGGGGCCGGCGAGAGGTTTCCAGCGAGCCTCGACGCGGTCGTCCGGCGCTGTCTCGAGAAGAAGCCTGGCCAGCGATTCCAATCGGCTCGCGATCTGGCCTTCTCCCTCCGCGAGATGCTCGGTGCTTCGGAGTCGAGCGCCAACGCCAATCATTTCGGCGCAGGTCGACACTTCAGCCGTCGCAGCGTCGCGCCCGCGCCGGCGTGTCTCGTCCTGGCAACGGACCGACGATTCGGTCCGTTCACCTTCCACGCCGACCGCCGTCAGCTCCTGCGCGACGGCGCGAACGTGCACCTTACGCCGAAAGCGTTCGACCTCCTGGCCTTGCTGATCGAACGGGCGCCGGCCGTCGTGCCCAAGCCGGAGATTCACGTGTGCCTCTGGCCAGACAGGTTTGTGTCGGACGCTACGCTCGTGGGCCTGGTGAAGGAACTGCGTCGCGCGCTGCACGACGATCACCAGGGCGCGATCGTGCGGACCGCGCGTCGCGTCGGCTACGCGTTCGCAGACCCGTCGCAGGCAGGCACGCCATCAAAAGCGGCGACCCGTGCCTCCTGTTGGCTGGAGGCCGGGCCGCGGCGCATCCCACTGCAGGAGGGGATCACGACCATCGGCCGCGACCCCGCGTCGACTATCTGGCTCGATGTGGCCGGTGTCTCGCGGCGGCACGTGCAGATCGTGGTCGAGCACGGCGTGGCGTCACTCGAGGATCTTGGCAGCAAGAACGGGACGCTGGTCTGCGACCGCCCGGTCCGAGGGCGAGTCAGCCTCTACGATGGGGACCACATTCAGGTCGCGACCGAGCGCCTCGTCTTTCACGCGGCCGACAGAGGGGTGCCGACCGTGACGCAGCCGGTGCGGCCGTCGGGGCGCGACCACGAATAG
- a CDS encoding protein kinase domain-containing protein: MSLTSGHRLGPYEILTPLGAGGMGEVYRARDSRLDREVAIKVLPADRVADTARRWAFVQEAKAASALNHPHIVTIHEIESVDGLDFIVMEYVPGRTLDALIPKNGMPVRELLRVAIPMADALAAAHEHGVVHCDLKPANVIVSSKGVVKVLDFGVAKLVGHNVDAEATGTVTVPLQPVGATAGTPPYMSPEQLSGGTVDARSDVFSFGTVLYEMATGHRAFRRQSVSATAAAIVHDEPAAPRQLTPALPDDLERIILRCLKKDPARRFQHASDLKVELEELRDETQAKGTSNAPRARRRHLVLGAIVLAVVGIAATVTLWALRPAAFPEPTLVHLTSERSTEGGSFSPDGTQVAYASAGDDGINWDIRLKVVGEVESRRLTTDPAAEGYPSWSRDGTQIAFLRYNSGTTRGLTHLAVGTVHLISPVGGPDRQVSTFPARLQLSWSPDGRWLAVSKGRSPSGPPGGIYLLSIASGEARAITFPTAPAFDVSPAFSPEGHDLAYASCEGAEVTPACEVRVVALDTGYRPRGPTRALPSTRRGWIGVAWTRDGRSIVYGAGDLSRIRANGTTPPEPLRLMANAWWPSTALGRPRLAFMQRVGDADLYHLEEGRPPEPIVRSNVNDIQPQYSPDGRRIALVSAGAGETKREIWLADADGSNLVRLTRGPGLSQGWPGWSPDGRSIVFDSRDPNGHVDIWLIDASGSGLRQLTNHSGDEVLPSFSRDGRFVYFTSKRTGRDEVWRVPSAGGTQEQVSRDGGVFPFESWDGRTVYYLRAVGDAPLVGRSVEGGEEHVVLPCVQQYGYAVGPRGIFYTACGGEDAGASPRRHLRYWDAVTKRQRSVADVEAEVVMGLSVSPDGKHLLYGRLEARSDLMMIENFP; the protein is encoded by the coding sequence GTGTCGCTGACATCAGGGCATCGACTAGGCCCGTATGAGATCCTGACGCCGCTGGGCGCGGGCGGGATGGGCGAGGTCTACCGCGCCCGCGACTCTCGCCTCGATCGAGAAGTGGCCATCAAGGTCCTTCCGGCCGATCGCGTGGCCGACACCGCTCGACGATGGGCGTTCGTACAGGAAGCCAAGGCCGCCTCCGCGCTCAACCACCCGCACATCGTCACCATCCACGAAATCGAGTCGGTCGACGGGCTCGACTTCATCGTCATGGAGTACGTGCCGGGCCGGACGCTCGATGCGCTGATCCCGAAGAACGGGATGCCGGTACGCGAGCTGCTGCGCGTCGCCATTCCCATGGCCGACGCGCTTGCGGCGGCCCATGAACATGGGGTCGTGCACTGCGATCTCAAGCCAGCCAACGTCATCGTTTCGTCCAAGGGCGTCGTGAAGGTCTTGGACTTCGGCGTCGCGAAGCTCGTGGGCCATAACGTCGACGCCGAAGCGACCGGCACGGTCACAGTACCGCTGCAACCGGTTGGTGCCACTGCCGGCACACCGCCATACATGTCGCCCGAGCAGCTGTCGGGGGGCACGGTCGATGCGCGCAGCGACGTCTTCAGCTTCGGCACCGTGCTGTACGAGATGGCGACCGGCCATCGGGCGTTCCGCCGCCAATCTGTGTCGGCGACGGCTGCCGCCATCGTGCACGACGAGCCTGCAGCGCCACGCCAACTCACGCCGGCACTGCCGGATGACCTCGAGCGGATCATCCTGCGGTGCCTGAAGAAGGACCCGGCTCGGCGTTTCCAGCACGCATCGGATTTGAAGGTGGAGCTCGAGGAACTGAGAGACGAGACACAGGCGAAAGGGACCAGTAACGCCCCGCGCGCGCGCCGTCGGCACTTGGTGTTGGGAGCGATCGTCCTCGCAGTCGTCGGCATCGCCGCAACAGTCACGCTATGGGCCTTGCGCCCAGCTGCGTTTCCCGAGCCTACCCTGGTTCATCTGACGTCGGAGCGCTCGACAGAAGGTGGCAGCTTCTCGCCCGATGGTACCCAGGTCGCGTACGCGTCCGCCGGCGACGATGGGATCAATTGGGATATCCGATTAAAGGTCGTCGGCGAGGTCGAGTCTCGCCGACTCACCACCGATCCCGCGGCCGAAGGATACCCGTCTTGGTCGCGGGACGGCACCCAGATTGCCTTCTTGCGCTACAACTCCGGTACGACGAGAGGTCTCACGCACCTTGCCGTCGGCACCGTTCACCTGATCTCGCCCGTGGGCGGCCCCGACCGGCAGGTGTCAACCTTCCCGGCGAGGCTCCAGTTGTCCTGGTCACCGGATGGCCGCTGGCTGGCCGTATCGAAGGGACGCTCACCGAGCGGGCCGCCAGGGGGCATCTACCTCCTGTCGATCGCGAGCGGTGAGGCGCGCGCGATCACATTTCCCACGGCGCCGGCCTTCGATGTGTCCCCTGCCTTCTCGCCGGAGGGGCACGACCTCGCGTACGCATCGTGCGAAGGCGCGGAGGTCACGCCGGCCTGCGAAGTCCGAGTCGTCGCCCTTGACACCGGGTATCGTCCTCGCGGACCCACACGTGCCTTACCGAGCACGCGCAGGGGTTGGATCGGCGTCGCATGGACGCGCGATGGTCGCTCCATTGTCTACGGCGCCGGCGACCTGTCGCGCATCCGGGCGAATGGGACCACCCCTCCCGAGCCACTGAGATTGATGGCGAACGCGTGGTGGCCGTCGACCGCACTGGGCCGCCCGCGGCTCGCCTTCATGCAGCGGGTTGGCGATGCTGACCTCTACCATCTTGAGGAGGGTCGGCCTCCTGAACCGATCGTCCGGTCCAACGTCAACGATATTCAACCGCAATACTCACCAGATGGCCGTCGAATCGCGCTCGTCTCCGCAGGAGCCGGAGAGACTAAACGGGAGATCTGGCTGGCCGATGCCGACGGATCAAACCTCGTTCGGTTAACGCGAGGTCCGGGTCTTTCCCAAGGCTGGCCCGGCTGGTCCCCGGATGGCCGATCGATCGTGTTCGACTCGCGAGATCCGAACGGACATGTCGACATCTGGCTCATCGACGCCTCGGGGTCAGGGTTACGCCAGCTCACGAACCATTCCGGCGACGAGGTCCTGCCGAGTTTTTCGCGCGACGGCCGCTTCGTGTACTTCACCTCGAAACGAACGGGCCGCGACGAGGTCTGGCGTGTGCCGTCGGCCGGCGGCACGCAGGAGCAAGTGTCGCGCGATGGCGGCGTCTTCCCATTCGAGAGTTGGGACGGCCGGACGGTGTACTACCTTCGCGCCGTGGGCGATGCGCCTCTTGTCGGTCGAAGCGTCGAGGGCGGCGAGGAACACGTCGTGCTTCCGTGTGTCCAACAGTACGGCTACGCCGTCGGCCCGCGGGGCATTTTCTACACTGCGTGCGGAGGCGAGGATGCCGGTGCCTCACCGCGCCGCCATCTCCGGTACTGGGACGCGGTGACAAAGCGGCAGCGCTCAGTGGCCGACGTGGAAGCAGAGGTGGTCATGGGCCTCAGCGTCTCGCCCGATGGTAAGCATTTGCTATACGGTCGTCTTGAAGCGAGGTCAGATCTCATGATGATCGAGAACTTCCCCTGA
- a CDS encoding transposase gives MVPAGPRAAWGVPPSGRPGGQQRFSDLAIETALTLRLVFHSPLRQTEGFLRSILTMMRAGLVAPDHTTLSRRTQSVDVTAHNRPAKGPLHLIVDSTGLSVIGEGEWAAAKHGGRGIRGWRSSIWVSTVPA, from the coding sequence GTGGTTCCCGCCGGACCCAGGGCCGCGTGGGGCGTGCCACCGTCCGGTCGCCCTGGCGGGCAGCAGCGGTTCTCGGATCTGGCGATCGAGACCGCCCTGACCCTCCGACTCGTCTTCCACTCGCCCTTGCGCCAGACGGAGGGCTTCCTCCGGTCGATCCTGACCATGATGCGCGCCGGTCTCGTTGCCCCGGACCACACGACGCTTTCGCGACGGACTCAGTCGGTCGACGTCACGGCGCACAACCGCCCAGCGAAGGGACCGCTGCATCTGATCGTCGACAGCACAGGGCTGTCAGTTATCGGCGAAGGGGAGTGGGCCGCGGCGAAACACGGCGGGCGTGGCATACGAGGCTGGAGAAGCTCCATTTGGGTGTCGACCGTACCGGCGTGA
- a CDS encoding helix-turn-helix domain-containing protein translates to MSEAEAAQYLGLSRAWLKKARTARFRAAIDGPPFVKAGARRVVYRRRDLEDWVQAHVSRQPETTGLPEVRPSPSHP, encoded by the coding sequence CTGAGCGAAGCCGAGGCGGCGCAGTACCTGGGTTTGAGTCGGGCGTGGCTCAAGAAGGCGCGCACGGCGCGGTTCCGAGCAGCGATTGATGGGCCGCCGTTTGTGAAGGCTGGCGCCAGGCGGGTCGTCTATCGCCGCCGAGATCTCGAAGACTGGGTGCAAGCGCACGTCAGCAGGCAACCTGAGACAACCGGGCTGCCGGAGGTGCGGCCTTCACCCTCGCACCCCTAA
- a CDS encoding amylo-alpha-1,6-glucosidase, with protein MPTGNGETLVSPPGDDPVEPFFIPATDSLQEQRLRTLKHGDTFAVFERSGDVLSGVGSPEGVFHRDTRYLSHVHLLIAGARPILLSSTVRDDNATLSCDLTNPDVFDADGQLLLEHDLLHIRRSRFLWNATCYERLVLRNFDGQQRQVTLELAFAADFADLFEVRGAKRARRGTKLPPNVGRDRVVLAYRGLDGRERVTTLGFTPAPDRLTAERALFTLELKPREAHSLYLEVACGTEHSWLTPGRAFFGALREARRAQRMSLSRAASITTSNEIFNEAVQRSVSDLNMLITNTPEGPFPYAGIPWFSTVFGRDALITAMEMLWMDPAIARGVLNHLAVHQATIVDPAADAEPGKILHEVRHGEMAELGEVPFRRYYGSVDATPLFVMLAGAYLARTGDLGTVRRLWPSVEAALAWIERYGDRDEDGFVEYARQTSAGLVNQGWKDSHDSVFHADGTLAHGPIALAEVQAYTYGAWTAGATIARRLGHADDAARLQMRADALRRAFDQHFFVPELGTYALALDGDKRPCLVRTSNAGHALFAGIAYPERAASVAATLMAPGSFCGWGIRTVTASAARYNPMSYHNGSVWPHDNALIAAGLARYGFKHHAARIFEGLFGVSIYIDLRRLPELFCGFRRQRTHGPTPYPVACTPQAWAAAAPLFMLQSCLGLGFDADALRITFEEPVLPAFLGEVVLRNLALADTAVDIALRRSGQQVVVDALARRGPIRVLTTT; from the coding sequence ATGCCCACAGGGAATGGCGAGACCCTCGTGTCCCCGCCAGGCGACGACCCGGTCGAGCCGTTCTTCATCCCAGCCACTGACTCCCTGCAGGAGCAGCGGCTGCGGACGCTGAAGCACGGCGACACGTTCGCGGTGTTCGAGCGCAGCGGCGACGTGCTCTCGGGAGTCGGCAGCCCGGAAGGCGTGTTTCACCGAGACACGCGCTACCTCTCGCACGTGCATCTCCTGATTGCCGGGGCGCGGCCCATCCTGCTGTCGTCGACGGTGCGCGACGACAACGCCACGCTGTCCTGCGATCTCACCAACCCCGATGTATTTGACGCCGACGGACAGCTCCTGCTCGAACACGATCTCCTGCACATCCGCCGCTCGCGGTTCCTCTGGAATGCGACGTGCTACGAGCGACTCGTGCTGCGCAACTTCGACGGTCAGCAACGGCAGGTGACCCTGGAGCTCGCCTTTGCCGCTGACTTCGCCGACCTCTTCGAAGTCCGTGGAGCGAAGCGCGCGCGTCGCGGCACGAAGCTTCCTCCCAACGTCGGCCGTGACCGTGTGGTGCTGGCGTATCGAGGTCTGGACGGTCGCGAGAGGGTCACCACGTTGGGCTTCACGCCGGCTCCAGATCGTCTGACCGCCGAGCGCGCGCTGTTCACGCTGGAGCTCAAGCCCAGGGAAGCACATTCGTTGTATCTGGAGGTGGCGTGCGGCACGGAGCACAGCTGGCTGACGCCGGGACGGGCCTTTTTCGGCGCGCTGCGCGAGGCGCGCCGCGCCCAGCGGATGTCCTTGTCGCGTGCGGCGTCGATTACGACGTCCAACGAGATCTTCAACGAGGCCGTGCAACGGTCGGTCTCCGATCTCAACATGCTCATTACCAACACGCCGGAGGGTCCGTTCCCGTATGCGGGAATCCCGTGGTTCAGCACGGTGTTCGGTCGCGACGCGCTGATCACGGCCATGGAGATGCTCTGGATGGATCCGGCGATCGCGCGTGGCGTGCTGAACCACCTGGCCGTGCACCAGGCGACGATCGTCGATCCGGCCGCCGACGCCGAGCCGGGCAAGATCCTGCACGAAGTCCGGCACGGCGAGATGGCAGAGCTCGGGGAGGTACCGTTCCGGCGCTACTACGGAAGCGTCGACGCCACGCCGCTGTTCGTGATGCTGGCGGGTGCCTACCTGGCACGGACCGGAGACCTGGGCACGGTGCGACGGCTCTGGCCGAGCGTCGAGGCGGCGCTCGCGTGGATCGAGCGGTACGGCGATCGGGACGAAGACGGCTTCGTCGAGTACGCCCGGCAGACGTCGGCAGGACTCGTCAACCAGGGCTGGAAGGACAGCCACGACTCGGTATTCCACGCCGACGGCACGCTCGCGCACGGCCCGATCGCGCTCGCGGAAGTCCAGGCTTACACGTACGGGGCATGGACGGCAGGGGCCACGATCGCCCGCCGACTTGGTCATGCCGACGACGCGGCCCGTCTCCAGATGCGTGCGGACGCGCTGCGCCGGGCGTTCGACCAGCACTTCTTCGTTCCAGAGCTCGGTACCTATGCACTCGCCCTTGACGGCGACAAGCGCCCGTGCCTGGTCCGTACGTCGAACGCGGGGCACGCGCTGTTTGCCGGTATCGCGTATCCGGAGCGGGCGGCATCGGTGGCCGCCACCCTCATGGCACCCGGCTCGTTCTGCGGCTGGGGCATACGCACGGTGACGGCGTCTGCGGCGCGTTATAACCCCATGAGCTATCACAACGGGTCGGTCTGGCCGCACGACAACGCGCTCATCGCCGCTGGGCTGGCGCGCTACGGCTTCAAGCATCACGCCGCGCGCATCTTCGAGGGACTCTTCGGGGTGTCGATCTACATCGACCTGCGCCGCCTGCCGGAGCTGTTCTGCGGCTTCCGGCGACAGCGGACACATGGTCCGACGCCATATCCGGTGGCGTGCACGCCGCAGGCGTGGGCCGCAGCCGCGCCGCTCTTCATGCTGCAGTCGTGCCTCGGGCTCGGCTTCGACGCCGACGCGCTGCGCATCACATTCGAGGAACCGGTCCTCCCGGCGTTCCTGGGCGAAGTGGTACTCCGCAATCTCGCACTGGCTGACACCGCTGTCGACATCGCCCTGCGCCGGTCGGGCCAGCAAGTCGTGGTCGACGCACTCGCGCGCCGCGGACCGATACGGGTGCTGACGACGACCTGA
- a CDS encoding glycosyltransferase family 4 protein gives MKIAQIAPLTESCPPRLYGGTERIVAYLTDELVRQGHEVTLFASGDSTTLARLVPCCKTALRLNPVAADPLPYHVMLLDEVRRRAHTFDVLHFHIDLLHYPLMHGFAGHGVTTLHGRLDLTDLKPFYRAFPDFPLVSVSDAQRQPMPPVNWAGTVHHGLPRDLLPFSAQPSGGYLAFLGRISAEKRPDLAIEIATAAGLPLKIAAKIDNVDRAYWDAVIGPMIAAHPDVEFIGEIDELQKAAFLGQARALLFPIDWPEPFGLVLIEAMACGTPVVAFPHGSVPEVIEHGVTGFVVRDVAEAVEAIGQLHHLNRAAVRAVFEARFTTARMARDYVRIYRVLSGRCTGATGMVSCAPATTHGIQVAE, from the coding sequence ATGAAGATTGCTCAGATCGCTCCGCTTACGGAAAGTTGCCCGCCGCGGCTGTATGGTGGAACCGAGCGAATCGTCGCATATCTGACCGACGAGCTCGTACGGCAGGGTCATGAAGTCACACTGTTCGCCAGCGGCGATTCGACCACCCTCGCCAGGCTCGTGCCCTGCTGCAAAACCGCGCTGCGGCTCAACCCTGTCGCGGCCGATCCGCTCCCCTATCACGTGATGTTGCTCGATGAGGTGCGGCGCCGTGCGCACACCTTTGACGTGCTGCACTTTCACATAGACTTGCTCCACTACCCGCTGATGCACGGCTTTGCCGGCCACGGTGTGACGACACTGCACGGCAGGCTCGACTTGACTGACCTGAAGCCGTTCTACAGAGCCTTTCCCGATTTTCCACTCGTCTCCGTCTCCGATGCGCAACGCCAGCCGATGCCGCCGGTAAACTGGGCCGGTACCGTCCATCACGGCCTGCCACGGGACCTGTTGCCCTTCAGCGCTCAGCCGAGCGGCGGATATCTCGCGTTCCTCGGTCGCATCTCGGCCGAGAAGCGACCGGACCTTGCCATCGAGATCGCGACGGCCGCCGGCCTACCACTCAAGATCGCCGCAAAAATCGACAACGTCGACCGTGCGTATTGGGACGCAGTAATCGGACCGATGATCGCTGCGCATCCCGACGTCGAGTTCATCGGCGAGATCGACGAACTCCAGAAAGCCGCGTTCCTCGGCCAAGCCCGTGCGCTGCTCTTCCCAATCGACTGGCCCGAGCCCTTCGGCCTCGTTTTGATCGAGGCCATGGCCTGCGGCACACCGGTCGTGGCCTTCCCGCACGGGTCGGTGCCAGAAGTCATCGAGCACGGCGTGACTGGCTTCGTGGTGCGCGACGTCGCCGAAGCTGTCGAGGCCATCGGCCAGCTCCATCATCTGAACCGTGCGGCGGTGCGCGCCGTCTTCGAGGCCCGTTTCACCACGGCCCGCATGGCGCGTGATTATGTCCGGATCTACCGCGTCCTGTCGGGACGCTGTACCGGTGCCACCGGCATGGTGTCGTGCGCGCCCGCCACGACGCACGGCATCCAGGTGGCCGAGTAA
- a CDS encoding DUF3072 domain-containing protein: MRNQGSHDTDQPALQRDPDEWKTGDEPMTDAQRSYLETLCRETGEEFDATLSKADASKRIDELRERSPRLAQE, translated from the coding sequence ATGAGAAACCAAGGATCCCATGATACGGACCAGCCGGCGCTTCAGCGCGATCCCGACGAGTGGAAGACCGGTGACGAGCCGATGACAGACGCGCAGCGATCCTATCTGGAGACACTGTGCCGGGAGACGGGGGAAGAATTCGACGCGACCCTCTCTAAGGCCGACGCATCTAAACGGATTGACGAGCTCCGCGAGCGGTCGCCACGACTCGCGCAAGAATGA